One segment of Brassica napus cultivar Da-Ae chromosome C3, Da-Ae, whole genome shotgun sequence DNA contains the following:
- the BNAC03G40340D gene encoding uncharacterized protein At3g17950 isoform X1 produces the protein MQDPRNHVPSSPTISSVSSSDLDTESTGSFFHDRSITLGTLMGLSFTATMPMMPFRASSHRHVSPSLTASDATRLNQRKRPPSNSSERHRRRKWWRFCRDDDDGPGNGLQRGAGDCSRRSSLGEYLEVERRFGDEAVYGSAESELEGAVARYREQQPAVAERALFADGRVLPPASAEIVTGESTPVATALCRFPVSLTGICSGGG, from the exons ATGCAAGATCCACGGAATCACGTTCCATCTTCTCCCACCATCTCCTCCGTCTCTTCCTCCGATCTTGATACAGAG TCTACAGGATCCTTCTTCCATGATAGAAGCATCACACTTGGAACTCTTATGGGACTTAGTTTCACCGCAACCATGCCCATGATGCCATTCCGAGCTTCTTCCCACCGCCACGTGTCACCCTCCCTCACAGCCTCCGACGCAACAAGACTCAACCAGAGGAAACGTCCTCCGTCGAACTCGTCTGAGCGACATCGACGCCGCAAGTGGTGGCGCTTTTGCCGAGACGACGACGATGGCCCTGGAAACGGGTTGCAACGCGGGGCCGGAGACTGTAGTAGACGTTCGTCTCTCGGTGAGTATCTGGAGGTTGAACGGAGGTTTGGAGATGAAGCCGTCTACGGCTCCGCCGAGTCGGAGCTAGAGGGTGCGGTGGCGCGTTACCGGGAACAGCAGCCGGCGGTGGCGGAACGGGCGTTGTTCGCCGACGGGAGGGTACTTCCTCCGGCTTCTGCTGAGATTGTTACCGGAGAAAGTACACCGGTGGCTACGGCACTTTGTAGATTCCCGGTTTCCTTAACCGGTATATGCAGCGGAGGAGGGTGA
- the BNAC03G40340D gene encoding uncharacterized protein At3g17950 isoform X2, translating into MGLSFTATMPMMPFRASSHRHVSPSLTASDATRLNQRKRPPSNSSERHRRRKWWRFCRDDDDGPGNGLQRGAGDCSRRSSLGEYLEVERRFGDEAVYGSAESELEGAVARYREQQPAVAERALFADGRVLPPASAEIVTGESTPVATALCRFPVSLTGICSGGG; encoded by the coding sequence ATGGGACTTAGTTTCACCGCAACCATGCCCATGATGCCATTCCGAGCTTCTTCCCACCGCCACGTGTCACCCTCCCTCACAGCCTCCGACGCAACAAGACTCAACCAGAGGAAACGTCCTCCGTCGAACTCGTCTGAGCGACATCGACGCCGCAAGTGGTGGCGCTTTTGCCGAGACGACGACGATGGCCCTGGAAACGGGTTGCAACGCGGGGCCGGAGACTGTAGTAGACGTTCGTCTCTCGGTGAGTATCTGGAGGTTGAACGGAGGTTTGGAGATGAAGCCGTCTACGGCTCCGCCGAGTCGGAGCTAGAGGGTGCGGTGGCGCGTTACCGGGAACAGCAGCCGGCGGTGGCGGAACGGGCGTTGTTCGCCGACGGGAGGGTACTTCCTCCGGCTTCTGCTGAGATTGTTACCGGAGAAAGTACACCGGTGGCTACGGCACTTTGTAGATTCCCGGTTTCCTTAACCGGTATATGCAGCGGAGGAGGGTGA